A single Mangrovimonas sp. YM274 DNA region contains:
- the treF gene encoding alpha,alpha-trehalase TreF, with the protein MRFYIWVLCFLLWSCKQETTSGVLQKEVQKTSYEAPSVLLKGLFIDVQLSNVFRDSKTFVDCTAKLPYDSILEMYHREKTLANFKLDRFIVKNFELPKEQQSTFIYDAQNTAKEHIEDLWPYLTHVADTMHGRNSLISLPNAYVVPGGRFREVYYWDSYFTMLGLVESGKFETIEAMLDNFAYLIEVFGHIPNGNRSYYISRSQPPFFPQMIVLLASYKGDSVYLKYRDALRKEYQFWMAHDNSEKAYQHVVSTDFGLMNRYFDVLNQPRDESYKEDYNLKNEGTTDSLFYRHVRAAAESGWDFSSRWLRDASLINTMNTLEILPVDLNALLYGMETVLIKCFENEDSKFAVELQKSQQNRKEFLNALSWNQELGVFEDYNWRTQKRTGRLSLAMVYPLYFKMTSQEQADAVVNFVSAEFLKPGGVVTTNYPTGQQWDEPNGWAPLQWMTVIGLENYGHHDLAKTIMERWVALNEKVYLSTGKFMEKYNVEDLSLEAGGGEYPLQDGFGWSNGVYLAFKQKLEKANHK; encoded by the coding sequence ATGAGATTTTATATTTGGGTGTTGTGTTTTTTGTTGTGGTCCTGTAAACAGGAGACTACTTCGGGTGTTTTACAAAAGGAAGTTCAAAAAACATCCTATGAGGCTCCAAGCGTATTGTTAAAGGGTTTATTTATTGATGTGCAATTATCGAATGTATTTAGGGATAGCAAGACTTTTGTGGATTGTACAGCCAAACTGCCTTACGATTCCATTTTAGAGATGTATCATAGAGAAAAAACGCTTGCCAATTTTAAACTAGACCGGTTTATAGTTAAAAATTTTGAACTTCCTAAGGAGCAGCAATCAACCTTTATATACGATGCTCAAAACACAGCAAAGGAGCATATCGAAGATTTATGGCCCTATTTAACCCATGTAGCTGATACAATGCACGGGAGGAATAGTTTGATTTCCTTGCCCAATGCTTATGTAGTTCCTGGTGGACGTTTTCGGGAAGTGTATTATTGGGATTCCTATTTTACCATGTTGGGCCTTGTTGAAAGTGGAAAGTTTGAAACCATTGAAGCCATGTTGGATAATTTTGCTTATCTCATTGAAGTTTTTGGGCACATTCCCAATGGCAACCGGAGTTATTATATATCAAGGTCACAACCTCCCTTTTTCCCTCAAATGATTGTGCTTTTAGCAAGTTATAAAGGAGATAGTGTCTATCTGAAATATCGAGATGCCCTGCGCAAAGAATACCAATTTTGGATGGCTCATGACAATTCAGAGAAAGCCTATCAGCATGTAGTTTCAACAGATTTTGGATTAATGAATCGTTATTTTGATGTCTTAAACCAACCAAGGGATGAATCTTATAAAGAGGACTACAATTTGAAGAATGAAGGAACAACGGATTCTCTATTTTATCGACACGTGAGGGCAGCAGCAGAATCTGGCTGGGACTTTAGCTCCCGTTGGTTGAGAGATGCCTCCCTTATAAACACAATGAATACTTTGGAGATCCTTCCAGTTGATCTCAATGCTTTACTCTATGGGATGGAGACTGTATTGATAAAGTGTTTTGAAAACGAGGATTCTAAATTTGCAGTAGAATTACAAAAGAGTCAGCAAAATAGAAAAGAATTTCTAAATGCTTTGAGTTGGAATCAGGAATTAGGAGTTTTTGAAGATTACAATTGGCGTACTCAAAAAAGAACAGGACGTTTGTCCTTGGCTATGGTGTATCCCTTGTATTTTAAAATGACCTCACAAGAGCAGGCCGATGCGGTTGTGAATTTTGTTTCAGCGGAATTTTTGAAGCCAGGAGGGGTCGTGACGACCAATTATCCTACAGGGCAACAATGGGATGAACCAAATGGATGGGCGCCTTTACAATGGATGACTGTAATAGGGTTGGAAAATTATGGTCACCATGACTTAGCAAAGACTATTATGGAGCGATGGGTGGCCTTAAATGAAAAGGTATATTTATCGACTGGCAAGTTTATGGAGAAATACAACGTAGAAGACCTAAGCTTGGAAGCAGGTGGTGGTGAATATCCTTTACAAGATGGCTTTGGATGGAGCAACGGAGTGTATTTGGCCTTTAAGCAGAAATTAGAAAAGGCTAATCACAAATAA
- a CDS encoding acetolactate decarboxylase — MNRKKFLSAILALTIFACKTNTKTPEISETYQDIAIVRAMKNVMWDGALEGAILLDTIANKNGLYGLGPKSFLTGELTIFDGHSYVSKVTSDSTMVVEETYNVSAPFFVHANIIEWEPIELPSSLKTIPQLELFIDSNTKAFKRPFTFKLHGTIANANIHIQNLPEGSKVSSPKEAHQGQVNYPLKNETVDIVGFFSTEHQGIFTHHDSFMHMHLITQDRKKMGHLDDIEIENMVLYLPKL, encoded by the coding sequence ATGAATCGCAAAAAGTTCCTCTCAGCAATACTAGCCTTAACAATATTTGCCTGTAAAACAAACACTAAAACACCCGAAATTTCTGAAACCTACCAAGATATTGCTATTGTCCGCGCTATGAAGAATGTCATGTGGGATGGTGCTTTGGAAGGAGCTATTTTATTGGATACCATAGCTAATAAGAATGGCTTGTATGGTCTTGGTCCCAAAAGTTTTTTAACGGGAGAATTAACTATTTTTGACGGACACAGTTATGTTTCCAAAGTAACCTCGGACTCTACCATGGTCGTAGAGGAAACCTATAACGTTTCTGCTCCTTTTTTTGTTCATGCCAACATCATCGAATGGGAACCTATAGAGTTACCTTCCTCCTTAAAAACCATTCCGCAATTAGAACTTTTTATAGATAGTAACACCAAGGCTTTTAAACGGCCCTTTACTTTCAAATTACATGGTACCATAGCTAATGCCAACATTCATATACAAAACTTGCCAGAGGGCTCTAAAGTATCCTCTCCTAAAGAAGCCCACCAAGGACAGGTTAATTATCCATTGAAAAATGAAACTGTAGACATCGTTGGGTTTTTCTCAACTGAGCACCAAGGAATCTTTACACACCATGACTCCTTTATGCATATGCACCTTATTACCCAAGACCGAAAAAAAATGGGACATTTGGACGATATAGAAATAGAAAATATGGTATTGTATTTACCGAAACTATAA
- a CDS encoding Pycsar system effector family protein, whose product MKEELLQQAEDFVSQLFEKKLSPKNFYHNIEHTRRVVQGIAQLSAMECFSETDTYWLKIAAWFHDTGFIEKDSGHEEVSAALAKEFLESKGVEKEDIARVEQLILATKMSHKPSNVQEGVIKDADCGHVASEGFFEISEDLRREERYKKEQEISELEWLFENKQFMDRHQFYSNYALTKWQPIKEMNSFELDQKIKKIEDKQKNKTKNKGFGRGVDTMFRVTLKNHIELSAIADTKANILLSVNAIIISVALSGLVPKLDNASNSFLVYPTLILMIFSVASVVLSVLSTRPNISNDANFNETLTRELIKSKQTNLLFFGNFYKMSLQDFEWGIDYLMQNEDTLYNSMTRDLYYLGLVLERKYRLLRITYTVFMIGIIVSALSFVVSYHFMADIK is encoded by the coding sequence ATGAAAGAAGAACTCCTACAACAGGCTGAAGACTTTGTAAGTCAGCTTTTTGAGAAAAAACTATCCCCTAAAAACTTTTATCACAACATAGAACATACGCGACGAGTTGTGCAGGGGATTGCACAGTTAAGTGCTATGGAATGTTTCAGCGAAACCGATACATATTGGCTTAAGATTGCCGCTTGGTTTCACGATACAGGATTTATAGAAAAAGATTCGGGGCATGAGGAAGTAAGTGCTGCATTGGCAAAGGAATTTTTGGAGTCCAAAGGGGTTGAAAAGGAGGATATTGCAAGAGTTGAGCAACTTATTTTGGCTACAAAAATGAGTCATAAACCCAGTAATGTTCAAGAAGGAGTTATCAAGGATGCAGATTGCGGACATGTGGCTTCGGAGGGCTTTTTTGAAATCTCTGAAGATTTGAGGCGTGAGGAACGCTATAAAAAAGAGCAAGAAATTTCAGAATTGGAGTGGCTGTTTGAAAACAAGCAGTTTATGGATAGGCATCAGTTTTATAGCAATTATGCTTTAACAAAATGGCAGCCTATTAAGGAGATGAACAGCTTTGAGTTGGATCAAAAAATTAAAAAAATAGAGGATAAACAAAAAAACAAAACCAAAAACAAAGGTTTTGGAAGGGGTGTCGATACCATGTTTAGGGTTACCCTTAAAAATCATATAGAGTTGAGTGCCATTGCTGATACTAAGGCCAATATTCTTTTATCTGTAAACGCTATCATAATTTCAGTGGCGCTTTCTGGGCTGGTTCCAAAGTTGGATAATGCATCCAATTCATTTTTGGTATATCCTACACTTATTTTGATGATTTTTAGTGTGGCATCGGTTGTATTGTCAGTTCTGTCTACACGTCCCAATATTTCTAACGATGCTAATTTTAACGAGACCCTTACCCGTGAATTGATTAAATCAAAACAAACTAATTTGTTGTTTTTTGGCAACTTTTATAAAATGTCCTTGCAAGATTTTGAATGGGGCATCGACTATTTAATGCAAAATGAAGATACACTATATAATTCCATGACTCGAGATTTGTACTATTTAGGTTTGGTCTTGGAGCGTAAATACCGTTTGTTACGAATTACTTACACGGTATTTATGATTGGTATTATTGTGTCCGCATTGTCTTTTGTAGTGAGTTATCATTTTATGGCAGATATTAAATAA
- a CDS encoding metallophosphoesterase encodes MKNILLVLFAVLMFGCASHRYFYEPPQPEKIQHVNKETLNVFLIGDAGKPDKDGGPSKSLKALLHNFQAADENDILMFLGDNIYPKGFPDKGHKGYEAAKKALQLQTDVASKFPGKVYFIPGNHDWYSGLDGLKRQEKYVEKKVGKNTFQPENGCPIEKVNLNEDTVLLLVDSQWYITNWNKFPTINDDCEINTRTRFLEEFRSEIKKARGKTTLVAIHHPMFTNGPHGGQYTFMDYMKPLPGLGTIKNILRSTSGISNADISNWFYNDLRKSLIAAAQQNEKVIFLSGHEHSIQFLQRDNLTQIISGSGAKETGVRYREGDFGWGEYGFALLNIHKDQSTDVQFFETNTDNSVFKKQIHSARQYSKINYPKQFQDSITASLYSEKETEKSGFYKFLWGERYRDYYSRPVTAKTVNLDTLYGGLTPIRKGGGTQSRSLRLEDAEGKQYVMRAVRKSATQYIQASMFKNQYVEGQFEDTASQKLVLDVFTGAHPYAPLTVGTLSDAVGVYHLNPKLYYVPNQNALGEFNEEFGGEMYLLEEHASEGHMHLADGGFTGDIINTLDVIKEVHSDEDVSIDQVNFVRSRLFDMLIGDWDRHHDQWRWLEFKEDGKKVYRALPRDRDQSYSMMSEGFMLGAGVTLIPAARVLRSYAPDLKDVKGVNAEPYPLDMAFLVDADKSVWDAQVAYIQERVTDDVIDTAFTYFPKEVQDETIDRIKTILKQRRSNLQVISDRYYKLISRFGVVTATNKDDYILIEALGDGKVEVRVLRKKDGTVKDQFHHRIYNPKETNEIWVYGLDDDDTFEVKGKSKHIKIRLIGGQNNDEFIVDKGKNVVIYDYKTKKNDLSKAKHARIKLRDDYNTNVYDYKKVKNNVNQLIPILGANPDDGLKIGVSDTYTRYGFERNPFTSQHKFRAAYYFATDGYELLYRGEVANVVGGFNLRLNAGFQSPNYTLNFFGYGNETSNYDDDYGLNYNRVKVRSFLVAPALVWNSKRGSEISLAIGYESIEVHDTANRFVSNETGVLPEYVFDEVQFGGLNARYHFVNYDNRAYPTMGLLFNLDLGYTQNLDTKGTDYGYLISKLGIAHKLNHSGKLVLATTLKGHVNMGDDFEFYQAAAIGGLDGLRGFRNQRFTGKTAFYQNTDVRYSFSSLKTALVPIKIGMYGSFDYGRVWWSQEDSDRWHNSYGGGLFVNGADLLTANLGVFGSVEGPRVTFGLGFGF; translated from the coding sequence ATGAAGAACATTTTACTTGTGCTTTTTGCGGTATTGATGTTTGGCTGTGCGAGTCATCGTTATTTTTATGAGCCGCCTCAACCTGAAAAGATTCAACATGTCAATAAGGAAACACTTAATGTGTTTTTGATAGGGGATGCGGGAAAACCCGATAAGGATGGGGGACCTTCAAAGTCTCTAAAGGCATTGTTGCATAATTTTCAAGCAGCCGATGAGAATGATATATTAATGTTTTTGGGAGATAATATATACCCAAAAGGATTTCCAGATAAGGGGCATAAAGGATATGAAGCAGCCAAAAAAGCATTGCAGCTCCAAACTGACGTTGCTTCAAAATTTCCAGGAAAGGTATATTTTATTCCAGGTAATCATGACTGGTATTCTGGGCTTGATGGTTTGAAGCGACAAGAAAAATATGTAGAAAAGAAGGTGGGTAAAAATACCTTTCAGCCTGAAAATGGTTGTCCCATTGAAAAGGTAAATCTTAACGAAGATACGGTGTTACTGCTTGTGGATTCCCAATGGTATATTACCAATTGGAATAAGTTTCCAACTATAAATGACGATTGCGAGATCAATACCCGGACACGGTTTTTGGAAGAGTTTAGAAGTGAAATTAAAAAGGCTAGAGGAAAAACCACCTTGGTTGCCATACACCACCCAATGTTTACAAATGGGCCTCATGGAGGGCAGTATACATTTATGGATTATATGAAGCCTTTACCTGGCTTAGGGACTATAAAAAATATTCTTCGTAGTACATCGGGAATTTCCAATGCCGATATCTCCAATTGGTTTTATAACGATTTGCGCAAAAGCCTCATTGCAGCTGCCCAACAAAATGAAAAAGTTATTTTTCTTTCGGGGCATGAGCACAGTATTCAATTCCTTCAAAGGGATAATTTAACTCAAATTATAAGTGGTTCTGGTGCAAAAGAAACAGGAGTAAGGTATAGAGAGGGAGATTTTGGTTGGGGAGAATATGGTTTTGCCCTTCTAAATATTCATAAAGATCAATCTACCGATGTACAGTTTTTTGAAACCAATACAGATAACAGCGTTTTTAAAAAACAAATTCATTCAGCAAGACAATATTCTAAAATAAACTATCCAAAGCAATTTCAAGATTCCATCACTGCGTCCCTGTATTCAGAAAAGGAAACAGAAAAATCGGGCTTTTATAAGTTCTTGTGGGGAGAACGGTATAGGGATTATTACAGCAGACCTGTTACAGCTAAAACAGTCAATTTAGACACCCTGTATGGAGGGCTTACTCCCATAAGAAAAGGAGGGGGCACGCAGTCTCGTTCCTTACGCTTAGAGGATGCAGAAGGAAAGCAATATGTAATGAGGGCCGTACGTAAAAGTGCTACCCAGTATATACAGGCTTCCATGTTCAAGAATCAATATGTAGAAGGCCAATTTGAAGATACGGCCAGTCAAAAGTTGGTGCTGGATGTATTTACTGGCGCTCATCCCTATGCTCCATTAACCGTAGGAACCTTATCTGATGCTGTTGGAGTTTATCATTTGAATCCTAAACTGTATTATGTACCTAATCAGAATGCCCTGGGTGAGTTTAATGAAGAATTTGGAGGTGAAATGTATCTTTTGGAAGAACATGCTTCCGAAGGTCATATGCATCTTGCCGATGGAGGATTTACGGGAGATATAATAAACACATTAGATGTTATTAAGGAAGTCCACTCCGATGAAGATGTGAGTATTGATCAGGTGAATTTTGTACGTTCCAGGTTGTTTGATATGTTAATTGGAGATTGGGACCGTCACCATGACCAATGGCGTTGGTTGGAATTTAAGGAAGATGGCAAAAAAGTGTATCGTGCCTTGCCAAGAGATAGAGATCAATCTTATAGCATGATGTCTGAAGGGTTTATGTTGGGAGCTGGTGTAACTTTGATACCGGCCGCTAGGGTTTTGAGATCGTATGCACCAGATTTAAAAGATGTAAAAGGCGTTAATGCAGAGCCTTATCCATTAGATATGGCTTTTTTGGTAGATGCAGACAAATCGGTTTGGGATGCTCAAGTGGCCTATATTCAGGAACGTGTTACCGATGATGTGATAGATACCGCCTTTACATATTTTCCAAAAGAAGTTCAGGATGAAACAATAGATAGAATTAAAACAATCTTAAAACAGCGACGCTCTAATTTACAAGTGATTTCAGATAGGTATTACAAGTTAATTAGCCGATTTGGAGTAGTTACTGCTACTAACAAGGATGATTATATTTTGATAGAAGCTTTAGGAGACGGTAAGGTGGAAGTGCGTGTTTTAAGGAAAAAAGACGGAACTGTAAAAGATCAATTTCATCATAGAATTTATAATCCTAAAGAAACTAATGAAATATGGGTTTATGGCCTGGATGATGACGATACATTTGAAGTAAAGGGGAAAAGCAAACACATTAAAATAAGGTTGATTGGAGGTCAAAACAATGATGAGTTTATTGTTGATAAGGGGAAAAATGTGGTGATTTACGATTATAAAACCAAGAAAAACGATTTAAGCAAAGCTAAACATGCACGTATTAAGTTAAGGGATGATTATAACACCAATGTATACGATTATAAAAAGGTCAAAAACAATGTTAATCAATTAATACCTATTCTTGGAGCCAATCCTGATGACGGTCTTAAAATAGGAGTGTCAGATACTTATACCAGATATGGCTTTGAAAGAAACCCATTTACTTCTCAGCATAAATTTCGTGCGGCTTATTATTTTGCTACAGATGGGTATGAGTTGTTGTATAGGGGAGAGGTTGCGAATGTTGTGGGAGGTTTTAATTTGCGTTTAAATGCAGGGTTTCAAAGTCCCAATTATACATTGAATTTCTTTGGATATGGCAATGAAACGTCAAATTATGATGATGATTATGGTTTGAACTATAACCGGGTAAAGGTCCGATCTTTTTTAGTAGCACCTGCGCTGGTCTGGAATTCCAAACGCGGAAGTGAAATTAGTCTAGCTATAGGATATGAATCTATTGAAGTGCACGACACAGCTAACAGGTTTGTATCTAATGAAACAGGAGTATTGCCCGAATATGTTTTTGATGAAGTCCAGTTTGGAGGGCTTAATGCCCGATATCATTTTGTTAATTATGATAATAGAGCTTATCCAACGATGGGACTATTGTTTAATTTGGATTTGGGATATACGCAGAATTTAGATACAAAAGGAACGGATTATGGCTATCTTATTTCTAAACTGGGTATAGCGCATAAATTGAATCACTCAGGTAAATTGGTGTTGGCAACAACCTTAAAAGGTCATGTAAACATGGGGGATGATTTCGAGTTTTATCAAGCTGCGGCAATAGGGGGATTAGATGGTTTGAGGGGATTCCGAAACCAGCGCTTTACAGGAAAAACCGCATTTTATCAAAATACAGATGTTCGGTATAGTTTTAGTAGTTTAAAAACAGCTTTGGTTCCCATTAAAATAGGAATGTATGGTAGTTTTGATTACGGCCGGGTTTGGTGGTCTCAAGAAGATTCCGATAGATGGCACAATTCCTATGGAGGAGGTTTGTTTGTAAACGGGGCGGATTTGTTGACCGCTAATCTGGGAGTATTTGGTTCTGTTGAAGGCCCTCGGGTTACCTTCGGACTTGGATTTGGATTTTAA
- a CDS encoding alkaline phosphatase PhoX — translation MKKIFFLTSLAACSLLSCDNEVTQEEPVQNVELASAAKKPGTIQFQSYSRTPSLLEVKPKFKNIEVYPILSSEDVLENSPEFVYGSMADGAGLLKNDDGTYTLINNIEADYSIARITLNENFKPVHGEYILNAAATASTAQCSGSLITPEEHGFGPLYLSGGEWGGASKGVFVTNPYKDANDASVATMLPAMGQWSTENAVAIGKDAYPGKTVVFIGDDHSDNVVPSGQLGMYVGNMGDLDNGNLYGLKVTDPSVEFEMDMEQGQSYPMEFVQLEETEIDLLDAECKAKGVMGFSRLEDIDWRKGSAENNREIYFCVTGRKKNDLVGKGSIYGRVYKVTLNPEDPTQAGTITCILDGDIVDGEAKRFHSPDNIVVTENYIYIQEDPNGYWDSADKQHFASLYEYSLNSHQLKTVLECNQIEAEALGYGTTSNAWEITGMIDISDVVGVDKTFLLITQNHGWVDPSFTDPNANPMTTSNEGSMLYVVKGLKR, via the coding sequence ATGAAAAAAATTTTCTTTTTAACGTCATTGGCAGCATGTTCATTGTTGTCTTGTGACAATGAAGTGACGCAAGAAGAACCAGTTCAAAATGTGGAGTTGGCATCTGCAGCAAAAAAGCCTGGAACCATTCAATTTCAAAGTTATTCAAGGACACCTTCATTACTAGAGGTAAAGCCAAAATTTAAAAACATTGAAGTATATCCTATTTTATCTTCTGAGGATGTGCTTGAAAACTCTCCGGAGTTCGTTTATGGGTCGATGGCAGATGGTGCCGGTTTGTTGAAAAATGATGACGGGACCTATACTTTAATCAATAACATTGAGGCAGACTATTCTATTGCAAGAATTACCTTGAACGAAAACTTTAAACCTGTTCATGGTGAGTATATTTTGAATGCTGCAGCGACAGCTTCTACGGCCCAGTGCTCCGGCTCATTGATTACCCCAGAAGAACATGGCTTTGGGCCGCTTTACCTTTCTGGTGGTGAGTGGGGAGGCGCTTCCAAAGGGGTGTTTGTAACTAATCCTTATAAAGATGCGAATGATGCTTCTGTTGCTACTATGTTGCCTGCAATGGGACAATGGTCTACTGAAAATGCAGTGGCTATTGGTAAGGATGCCTATCCAGGCAAAACGGTCGTGTTTATTGGAGATGACCACTCAGACAACGTTGTGCCTTCAGGTCAATTAGGAATGTATGTTGGTAATATGGGAGATTTGGACAATGGAAACCTATACGGATTGAAAGTGACCGATCCTAGTGTGGAATTTGAAATGGATATGGAGCAAGGACAATCCTACCCAATGGAGTTTGTACAGTTAGAAGAGACTGAAATAGACCTTTTAGATGCCGAATGCAAGGCTAAAGGTGTTATGGGATTCTCTAGATTGGAGGATATCGATTGGAGAAAGGGATCTGCCGAAAACAATAGAGAAATCTATTTTTGTGTTACTGGAAGAAAAAAGAATGATCTAGTGGGGAAGGGATCAATTTATGGTCGTGTTTATAAAGTAACGTTAAACCCAGAGGATCCAACACAAGCAGGAACTATTACCTGTATTTTGGATGGAGACATTGTTGATGGAGAAGCTAAAAGATTCCACAGTCCAGATAATATTGTTGTGACTGAAAATTATATCTATATCCAAGAAGATCCAAATGGGTATTGGGATTCTGCCGACAAGCAGCATTTTGCTTCTTTGTATGAGTATAGTTTGAATTCTCACCAGCTGAAAACAGTGTTGGAATGTAACCAAATAGAGGCAGAAGCCTTAGGTTATGGTACAACAAGCAATGCGTGGGAGATTACAGGGATGATTGATATTTCGGATGTTGTGGGAGTTGATAAGACCTTTCTATTGATTACTCAAAACCATGGGTGGGTAGATCCAAGTTTTACAGATCCTAATGCCAATCCTATGACTACTTCTAATGAGGGTAGTATGTTGTACGTGGTTAAAGGGTTAAAACGCTAG
- the nhaA gene encoding Na+/H+ antiporter NhaA: MAQKLRKTVMAPIARFVKIESLSGLLLFLATITALIWANSPYAASYHRIWTHDVGFEFGNFELTKPLLLWVNDGLMAIFFFLIGLEIKREILLGELNGFKKASLPIFAALGGVFIPISLFFFLNNDPSTIDGWGIPMATDIAFSLAILQLLGDRVPLSLKIFLTAFAIVDDLVAVLAIAIFYSSHIDWGLIGYALVILLFLVVLSYRRYYNKYIYFSLGTIVWFLFLKSGIHPTIAGVLVALIIPIRKATPLMDSLEGLDDITNKLHRVTIKEKPMLSKRQIYLIDGMQDWIANVQSPLQHLEHHFHGWVAYFIIPIFAFANSGISLDIGSEGDMSLPINLAIALVVGKSIGVILFSYLGVKLGIAALPKGLKFKHIIGVSFLAGVGFTMAIFIANLAFEENESFIELSKLGILSGSVIAGLLGYLFLRFATRKN, translated from the coding sequence ATGGCCCAGAAGTTAAGAAAAACAGTTATGGCTCCTATTGCTAGGTTTGTGAAAATTGAAAGCTTAAGTGGACTTCTGTTGTTTTTAGCTACTATTACGGCTTTAATTTGGGCCAATTCACCTTATGCAGCCTCCTATCACAGAATTTGGACCCATGATGTGGGATTTGAATTTGGAAATTTTGAACTAACAAAACCCCTATTACTGTGGGTAAATGATGGCTTGATGGCCATTTTTTTCTTTTTAATAGGATTGGAAATTAAAAGGGAAATTCTATTGGGGGAACTGAACGGTTTTAAAAAGGCTTCGTTGCCCATTTTTGCCGCTTTGGGTGGAGTTTTTATTCCAATTTCTTTGTTTTTTTTTCTAAATAATGACCCAAGTACTATTGATGGTTGGGGAATCCCAATGGCAACAGATATTGCCTTTTCCTTAGCTATTTTACAGTTGTTGGGGGATAGGGTACCCTTATCCCTTAAAATATTTTTAACGGCTTTTGCTATTGTAGATGATTTGGTAGCAGTCTTGGCTATTGCTATTTTTTATAGTAGCCATATTGACTGGGGCTTGATAGGTTATGCTTTGGTAATTTTGTTGTTTTTGGTGGTTTTAAGCTATAGAAGGTATTATAATAAGTATATATATTTCTCTTTAGGTACCATAGTTTGGTTTTTGTTTTTAAAGTCGGGGATCCATCCTACTATCGCAGGAGTGTTGGTGGCATTAATTATTCCTATAAGAAAAGCAACACCTTTAATGGATAGTTTGGAGGGACTGGACGATATTACAAATAAATTGCACCGAGTTACAATCAAGGAGAAGCCTATGTTATCCAAAAGACAAATCTATTTGATTGATGGTATGCAGGATTGGATTGCCAATGTGCAATCACCTCTTCAACATTTGGAGCATCATTTCCATGGTTGGGTTGCTTATTTTATCATTCCAATATTTGCTTTTGCCAATTCGGGTATTTCTTTAGATATAGGAAGTGAAGGGGATATGAGTTTGCCTATCAATTTGGCTATTGCATTGGTGGTAGGTAAAAGTATAGGAGTGATTTTGTTTTCATATCTGGGAGTGAAATTAGGAATTGCCGCATTACCTAAGGGGTTAAAGTTTAAACATATCATAGGGGTAAGCTTTTTGGCAGGTGTGGGGTTTACAATGGCCATTTTTATTGCAAATTTGGCTTTTGAAGAAAATGAGAGTTTTATAGAACTTTCTAAGTTGGGAATTTTATCTGGCTCTGTTATTGCGGGGCTATTGGGGTATTTGTTTTTAAGATTTGCTACCCGAAAAAATTAA
- a CDS encoding DUF4251 domain-containing protein, whose translation MRKLIICMVLLCVSVPLEAQTKSEKKALKREQEREAFLKTKTLVEGEVFTFSADWATTQKGRRINLIGNPNFLRFDHGKIDADLPYFGVAQVAGYGSSSSGGVVVKGNMYNETKKVDEKKRRIVISFSVKNTSENFNMILTVYGNGNAILSVGSSNRNRISYDGKITESSEGTNGE comes from the coding sequence ATGAGAAAGCTAATTATTTGTATGGTGTTGTTGTGTGTGAGCGTGCCCTTAGAGGCTCAAACCAAATCCGAAAAAAAAGCCTTAAAGCGAGAACAAGAGCGGGAGGCATTTTTAAAAACAAAAACCTTAGTGGAAGGAGAGGTGTTTACTTTTTCGGCTGATTGGGCAACAACGCAAAAGGGACGTCGTATTAATTTAATAGGTAATCCCAACTTTTTGAGATTTGACCATGGAAAGATTGATGCTGATTTACCCTATTTTGGAGTGGCCCAAGTGGCAGGTTATGGGTCTAGCTCTAGTGGAGGAGTGGTTGTAAAAGGTAATATGTATAATGAGACTAAGAAGGTTGATGAAAAAAAGCGAAGGATAGTTATCAGTTTTTCAGTAAAAAACACTTCTGAAAATTTTAATATGATTCTTACGGTTTACGGTAATGGAAATGCCATTCTATCCGTTGGTAGTAGTAATAGAAACCGAATTAGCTATGATGGAAAAATAACGGAGAGTAGTGAAGGGACTAATGGCGAATAA